One genomic segment of Tursiops truncatus isolate mTurTru1 chromosome 11, mTurTru1.mat.Y, whole genome shotgun sequence includes these proteins:
- the ERBB3 gene encoding receptor tyrosine-protein kinase erbB-3 isoform X1, whose protein sequence is MRANGALQVLGFLLSLARGSEVGNSQAVCPGTLNGLSVTGDAENQYQTLYKLYERCEVVMGNLEIVLTGHNADLSFLQWIREVTGYVLVAMNEFSTLPLPNLRVVRGTQVYDGKFAIFVMLNYNTNSSHALRQLRFTQLTEILSGGVYIEKNDKLCHMDTVDWRDIVRDREAEIVVKDNGRTCPPCHEVCKGRCWGPGPEDCQTLTKTICAPQCNGHCFGPNPNQCCHDECAGGCSGPQDTDCFACRLFNDSGACVRQCPQPLVYNKLTFQLEPNPHTKYQYGGVCVASCPHNFVVDQTSCVRACPPDKMEVDKNGLKICEPCGGLCPKACEGTGSGSRFQTVDSSNIDGFVNCTKILGNLDFLITGLNGDPWHKIPALDPEKLNVFRTVREITGYLNIQSWPPHMHNFSVFSNLTTIGGRSLYNRGFSLLIMKNLNVTSLGLRSLKEISAGRIYISANRQLCYHHSLNWTRLLRGPSEERLDIKHNRPRRDCVAEGKVCDPLCSSGGCWGPGPSQCLSCRNYSRGGVCVTHCNFLNGEPREFAHEAECFSCHPECQPMEGTTTCNGSGSDACAQCAHFRDGPHCVSSCPFGVLGAKGPIYKYPDAQNECRPCHENCTQGCKGPELQDCLGQTLALISKTHLAMALTVVVGLAVIFLILGSTFLYWRGRRIQNKRAMRRYLERGESVEPLDPSEKANKVSARIFKETELKKLKVLGSGVFGTVHKGVWIPEGESIKIPVCIKVIEDKSGRQSFQAVTDHMLAIGSLDHAHIVRLLGLCPGSSLQLITQYLPLGSLLDHVRQHRGALGPQLLLNWGVQIAKGMYYLEEHGMVHRNLAARNVLLKSPSQVQVADFGVADLLPPDDKQLLHSETKTPIKWMALESIHFGKYTHQSDVWSYGVTVWELMTFGAEPYAGLRLAEVPDLLEKGERLAQPQICTIDVYMVMVKCWMIDENIRPTFKELANEFTRMARDPPRYLVIKRESGPGIPPGAEPPALTNKELEEVELEPELDLDLELEAEEENLATTLGSALSLPLGTLTRPRGSQSLVSPSSGYMPMNQGNLGEAAQKSAVRGCSERCHRPASLHPVPRGRLASESSEGHVTGSEAELQEKVSMCRSRSRSPRPRGDSAYHSQRHSLLTPVTPQSPPGLEEEDVNGYVMPDAHLKGTSSREGTLSSVGLSSVLGTEEEDDDDEYEYMNRRRKCSSSRPPRPSSLEELGYEYMDVGSDLSASLGSTQSCPLNPVPTMPNASTTPDEDYEYMNRRRGGGGPGGDYAAMEACPAAEQGYEEMRAFQGPVHHGPQVHYARLKTLRSLEATDSAFDNPDYWHSRLFPKANAQRT, encoded by the exons ATGAGAGCGAACGGGGCTCTGCAGGTGCTGGGCTTCCTCCTCAGCCTGGCCCGGGGCTCCGAGGTGGGCAACTCGCAGGCAG TGTGCCCTGGGACTCTGAATGGGCTGAGTGTGACCGGCGATGCCGAGAACCAGTACCAGACACTGTACAAGCTCTACGAGAGGTGTGAGGTGGTGATGGGGAACCTGGAGATCGTGCTCACAGGACACAATGCTGACCTCTCCTTCCTGCAG TGGATCCGAGAAGTGACCGGCTACGTCCTTGTGGCCATGAATGAGTTCTCTACGCTGCCACTGCCCAACCTCCGAGTGGTGCGGGGGACCCAGGTCTACGATGGGAAGTTTGCCATCTTTGTCATGTTGAACTACAACACCAACTCCAGCCATGCTCTGCGCCAGCTCCGCTTTACTCAGCTCACTG AGATTCTGTCAGGGGGCGTTTACATTGAGAAGAATGATAAACTTTGTCACATGGACACAGTTGACTGGAGGGACATCGTGCGGGACCGAGAAGCCGAGATAGTGGTGAAGGACAATGGCAGGACCT GTCCCCCCTGTCATGAGGTCTGCAAGGGGCGATGCTGGGGTCCTGGACCAGAAGACTGCCAGACAC TGACCAAGACCATATGTGCCCCTCAGTGTAATGGTCACTGCTTTGGGCCGAACCCCAACCAGTGCTGCCACGACGAGTGTGCAGGGGGCTGCTCGGGCCCTCAGGACACAGACTGCTTT GCCTGCCGGCTCTTCAATGACAGTGGAGCCTGTGTACGCCAGTGTCCACAGCCTCTTGTCTACAACAAGCTAACTTTCCAGCTGGAACCCAATCCCCACACCAAGTATCAGTATGGAGGAGTTTGTGTAGCCAGCTGTCCCC ATAACTTTGTGGTGGATCAAACATCTTGTGTCAGGGCTTGTCCTCCTGACAAAATGGAAGTAGATAAAAATGGACTCAAGATATGTGAACCTTGTGGGGGTCTGTGCCCCAAAG CTTGTGAGGGGACGGGCTCTGGGAGCCGCTTCCAGACTGTGGACTCGAGCAACATTGATGGATTTGTGAACTGCACCAAGATCCTGGGCAACCTGGACTTTCTTATCACCGGCCTCAATGG AGACCCCTGGCACAAGATTCCTGCTCTGGACCCTGAGAAGCTCAATGTCTTCCGGACAGTGCGGGAGATCACAG GTTACCTGAACATCCAGTCCTGGCCTCCCCACATGCACAACTTCAGTGTCTTTTCCAACCTGACGACCATTGGGGGCCGAAGCCTCTACAA CcggggcttctcactgttgaTCATGAAGAACTTGAATGTAACATCTCTGGGCCTCCGATCCTTGAAAGAAATTAGTGCTGGGCGTATCTACATAAGTGCCAATCGACAGCTCTGCTACCACCATTCTTTGAACTGGACCAGGCTGCTTCGGGGGCCTTCGGAAGAGAGACTGGACATCAAGCATAATCGGCCCCGCAGAGACTGCG TGGCAGAAGGCAAAGTGTGTGACCCACTGTGCTCCTCTGGGGGATGCTGGGGCCCAGGCCCCAGTCAGTGCCTATCTTGCCGAAACTACAGCCGAGGAGGTGTCTGTGTGACCCACTGCAACTTTCTGAATGG GGAGCCTCGTGAGTTTGCCCATGAAGCTGAATGCTTTTCCTGCCACCCGGAATGCCAACCCATGGAGGGCACTACCACGTGCAATGGCTCG GGCTCTGATGCTTGTGCCCAGTGTGCCCATTTTCGAGATGGGCCCCACTGTGTGAGCAGCTGCCCCTTTGGAGTCCTCGGTGCCAAGGGCCCCATCTACAAGTACCCAGATGCTCAGAATGAATGTCGGCCCTGTCATGAGAACTGCACCCAGGG GTGTAAGGGACCAGAGCTACAAGACTGTTTAGGCCAAACACTGGCACTGATCAG CAAAACCCATCTGGCAATGGCTTTAACAGTGGTAGTAGGATTGGCAGTGATTTTCCTGATCCTGGGCAGCACTTTTCTCTATTGGCGTGGGCGCCGGATTCAGAATAAGAGGGCTATGAGGCGCTACTTGGAACGGGGTGAG AGCGTAGAGCCTCTGGATCCCAGTGAGAAGGCTAACAAAGTCTCGGCCAGAATCTTCAaggaaacagagctgaagaagcTTAAAGTGCTGGGCTCGGGCGTCTTCGGAACTGTGCACAAA GGAGTGTGGATTCCTGAGGGTGAATCGATCAAGATTCCAGTCTGCATTAAAGTCATTGAGGACAAGAGTGGACGGCAAAGTTTTCAAGCTGTGACGGAC CATATGCTGGCCATTGGCAGCCTCGACCATGCCCACATTGTACGGCTGCTGGGACTGTGCCCAGGGTCATCTCTGCAGCTCATCACTCAGTACCTGCCTCTGGGCTCCCTGCTGGATCATGTGAGACAACACCGTGGGGCACTGGGGCCACAGCTGCTGCTCAACTGGGGAGTACAAATTGCCAAG GGAATGTACTACCTTGAGGAACATGGTATGGTGCACAGGAACCTGGCTGCCCGAAATGTGCTACTGAAATCACCTAGTCAGGTTCAGGTGGCAGATTTTGGGGTTGCTGACTTGCTGCCCCCTGATGATAAGCAGCTACTGCACAGTGAGACCAAG ACTCCAATTAAGTGGATGGCCCTCGAGAGTATCCACTTTGGGAAATACACACACCAGAGTGACGTCTGGAGCTATG GAGTGACAGTTTGGGAGCTGATGACCTTTGGGGCAGAGCCCTATGCAGGGCTGCGACTGGCTGAAGTACCAGATCTGCTGGAGAAGGGGGAGCGGTTGGCACAGCCCCAGATCTGTACCATTGACGTCTACATGGTCATGGTCAAGT GTTGGATGATTGATGAGAACATTCGCCCAACCTTTAAAGAACTAGCCAATGAGTTCACCAGGATGGCCCGAGACCCACCACGGTACCTGGTCATAAAG AGAGAGAGTGGGCCTGGAATTCCGCCTGGGGCAGAGCCCCCTGCTCTAACAAACAAGGAACTGGAGGAAGTAGAGCTGGAGCCAGAACTAGACCTAGACCTGGAGttggaggcagaggaggagaacTTGGCAACCACACTAGGCTCTGCCCTTAGCCTGCCACTTGGAACACTTACTCGGCCACGTGGG AGCCAGAGCCTTGTAAGTCCATCATCGGGATATATGCCTATGAACCAGGGGAATCTTGGGGAGGCTGCCCAG AAGTCTGCAGTTCGTGGGTGTAGTGAACGGTGCCACCGTCCAGCCTCTCTGCACCCAGTGCCACGGGGACGCCTGGCATCAGAGTCATCGGAGGGCCATGTGACAGGCTCTGAGGCCGAGCTCCAGGAGAAGGTATCCATGTGTAGAAGCCGGAGCCGGAGCCCACGGCCACGAGGAGACAGTGCCTACCATTCCCAGCGCCACAGCCTGCTTACTCCTGTCACCCCACAGTCCCCACCAGGGTTAGAGGAAGAGGATGTCAATGGTTATGTCATGCCAGATGCACACCTCAAAG GTACCTCCTCCCGGGAAGGCACCCTTTCTTCAGTGGGTCTCAGTTCTGTCCTGGGTACTGAAGAAGAAGATGACGACGACGAGTATGAATACATGAACCGGAGGAGAAAGTGCAGTTCATCTCGTCCCCCTAGGCCAAGTTCCCTTGAGGAGCTGGGTTACGAGTACATGGATGTGGGATCAGACCTCAGTGCTTCCCTGGGCAGCACACAGAGTTGCCCGCTCAACCCCGTGCCCACCATGCCCAACGCCAGCACAACTCCGGATGAAGATTATGAATATATGAATCGGCGACGTGGTGGAGGAGGTCCTGGGGGGGATTATGCAGCCATGGAGGCCTGCCCAGCAGCTGAGCAAGGGTATGAAGAAATGAGAGCTTTCCAGGGGCCTGTACACCATGGCCCCCAGGTCCATTATGCCCGCCTCAAAACTCTACGTAGTTTAGAAGCCACTGACTCTGCCTTTGATAACCCCGATTACTGGCATAGCCGGCTTTTCCCCAAGGCTAATGCCCAGAGAACATAA
- the ERBB3 gene encoding receptor tyrosine-protein kinase erbB-3 isoform X2, with product MNEFSTLPLPNLRVVRGTQVYDGKFAIFVMLNYNTNSSHALRQLRFTQLTEILSGGVYIEKNDKLCHMDTVDWRDIVRDREAEIVVKDNGRTCPPCHEVCKGRCWGPGPEDCQTLTKTICAPQCNGHCFGPNPNQCCHDECAGGCSGPQDTDCFACRLFNDSGACVRQCPQPLVYNKLTFQLEPNPHTKYQYGGVCVASCPHNFVVDQTSCVRACPPDKMEVDKNGLKICEPCGGLCPKACEGTGSGSRFQTVDSSNIDGFVNCTKILGNLDFLITGLNGDPWHKIPALDPEKLNVFRTVREITGYLNIQSWPPHMHNFSVFSNLTTIGGRSLYNRGFSLLIMKNLNVTSLGLRSLKEISAGRIYISANRQLCYHHSLNWTRLLRGPSEERLDIKHNRPRRDCVAEGKVCDPLCSSGGCWGPGPSQCLSCRNYSRGGVCVTHCNFLNGEPREFAHEAECFSCHPECQPMEGTTTCNGSGSDACAQCAHFRDGPHCVSSCPFGVLGAKGPIYKYPDAQNECRPCHENCTQGCKGPELQDCLGQTLALISKTHLAMALTVVVGLAVIFLILGSTFLYWRGRRIQNKRAMRRYLERGESVEPLDPSEKANKVSARIFKETELKKLKVLGSGVFGTVHKGVWIPEGESIKIPVCIKVIEDKSGRQSFQAVTDHMLAIGSLDHAHIVRLLGLCPGSSLQLITQYLPLGSLLDHVRQHRGALGPQLLLNWGVQIAKGMYYLEEHGMVHRNLAARNVLLKSPSQVQVADFGVADLLPPDDKQLLHSETKTPIKWMALESIHFGKYTHQSDVWSYGVTVWELMTFGAEPYAGLRLAEVPDLLEKGERLAQPQICTIDVYMVMVKCWMIDENIRPTFKELANEFTRMARDPPRYLVIKRESGPGIPPGAEPPALTNKELEEVELEPELDLDLELEAEEENLATTLGSALSLPLGTLTRPRGSQSLVSPSSGYMPMNQGNLGEAAQKSAVRGCSERCHRPASLHPVPRGRLASESSEGHVTGSEAELQEKVSMCRSRSRSPRPRGDSAYHSQRHSLLTPVTPQSPPGLEEEDVNGYVMPDAHLKGTSSREGTLSSVGLSSVLGTEEEDDDDEYEYMNRRRKCSSSRPPRPSSLEELGYEYMDVGSDLSASLGSTQSCPLNPVPTMPNASTTPDEDYEYMNRRRGGGGPGGDYAAMEACPAAEQGYEEMRAFQGPVHHGPQVHYARLKTLRSLEATDSAFDNPDYWHSRLFPKANAQRT from the exons ATGAATGAGTTCTCTACGCTGCCACTGCCCAACCTCCGAGTGGTGCGGGGGACCCAGGTCTACGATGGGAAGTTTGCCATCTTTGTCATGTTGAACTACAACACCAACTCCAGCCATGCTCTGCGCCAGCTCCGCTTTACTCAGCTCACTG AGATTCTGTCAGGGGGCGTTTACATTGAGAAGAATGATAAACTTTGTCACATGGACACAGTTGACTGGAGGGACATCGTGCGGGACCGAGAAGCCGAGATAGTGGTGAAGGACAATGGCAGGACCT GTCCCCCCTGTCATGAGGTCTGCAAGGGGCGATGCTGGGGTCCTGGACCAGAAGACTGCCAGACAC TGACCAAGACCATATGTGCCCCTCAGTGTAATGGTCACTGCTTTGGGCCGAACCCCAACCAGTGCTGCCACGACGAGTGTGCAGGGGGCTGCTCGGGCCCTCAGGACACAGACTGCTTT GCCTGCCGGCTCTTCAATGACAGTGGAGCCTGTGTACGCCAGTGTCCACAGCCTCTTGTCTACAACAAGCTAACTTTCCAGCTGGAACCCAATCCCCACACCAAGTATCAGTATGGAGGAGTTTGTGTAGCCAGCTGTCCCC ATAACTTTGTGGTGGATCAAACATCTTGTGTCAGGGCTTGTCCTCCTGACAAAATGGAAGTAGATAAAAATGGACTCAAGATATGTGAACCTTGTGGGGGTCTGTGCCCCAAAG CTTGTGAGGGGACGGGCTCTGGGAGCCGCTTCCAGACTGTGGACTCGAGCAACATTGATGGATTTGTGAACTGCACCAAGATCCTGGGCAACCTGGACTTTCTTATCACCGGCCTCAATGG AGACCCCTGGCACAAGATTCCTGCTCTGGACCCTGAGAAGCTCAATGTCTTCCGGACAGTGCGGGAGATCACAG GTTACCTGAACATCCAGTCCTGGCCTCCCCACATGCACAACTTCAGTGTCTTTTCCAACCTGACGACCATTGGGGGCCGAAGCCTCTACAA CcggggcttctcactgttgaTCATGAAGAACTTGAATGTAACATCTCTGGGCCTCCGATCCTTGAAAGAAATTAGTGCTGGGCGTATCTACATAAGTGCCAATCGACAGCTCTGCTACCACCATTCTTTGAACTGGACCAGGCTGCTTCGGGGGCCTTCGGAAGAGAGACTGGACATCAAGCATAATCGGCCCCGCAGAGACTGCG TGGCAGAAGGCAAAGTGTGTGACCCACTGTGCTCCTCTGGGGGATGCTGGGGCCCAGGCCCCAGTCAGTGCCTATCTTGCCGAAACTACAGCCGAGGAGGTGTCTGTGTGACCCACTGCAACTTTCTGAATGG GGAGCCTCGTGAGTTTGCCCATGAAGCTGAATGCTTTTCCTGCCACCCGGAATGCCAACCCATGGAGGGCACTACCACGTGCAATGGCTCG GGCTCTGATGCTTGTGCCCAGTGTGCCCATTTTCGAGATGGGCCCCACTGTGTGAGCAGCTGCCCCTTTGGAGTCCTCGGTGCCAAGGGCCCCATCTACAAGTACCCAGATGCTCAGAATGAATGTCGGCCCTGTCATGAGAACTGCACCCAGGG GTGTAAGGGACCAGAGCTACAAGACTGTTTAGGCCAAACACTGGCACTGATCAG CAAAACCCATCTGGCAATGGCTTTAACAGTGGTAGTAGGATTGGCAGTGATTTTCCTGATCCTGGGCAGCACTTTTCTCTATTGGCGTGGGCGCCGGATTCAGAATAAGAGGGCTATGAGGCGCTACTTGGAACGGGGTGAG AGCGTAGAGCCTCTGGATCCCAGTGAGAAGGCTAACAAAGTCTCGGCCAGAATCTTCAaggaaacagagctgaagaagcTTAAAGTGCTGGGCTCGGGCGTCTTCGGAACTGTGCACAAA GGAGTGTGGATTCCTGAGGGTGAATCGATCAAGATTCCAGTCTGCATTAAAGTCATTGAGGACAAGAGTGGACGGCAAAGTTTTCAAGCTGTGACGGAC CATATGCTGGCCATTGGCAGCCTCGACCATGCCCACATTGTACGGCTGCTGGGACTGTGCCCAGGGTCATCTCTGCAGCTCATCACTCAGTACCTGCCTCTGGGCTCCCTGCTGGATCATGTGAGACAACACCGTGGGGCACTGGGGCCACAGCTGCTGCTCAACTGGGGAGTACAAATTGCCAAG GGAATGTACTACCTTGAGGAACATGGTATGGTGCACAGGAACCTGGCTGCCCGAAATGTGCTACTGAAATCACCTAGTCAGGTTCAGGTGGCAGATTTTGGGGTTGCTGACTTGCTGCCCCCTGATGATAAGCAGCTACTGCACAGTGAGACCAAG ACTCCAATTAAGTGGATGGCCCTCGAGAGTATCCACTTTGGGAAATACACACACCAGAGTGACGTCTGGAGCTATG GAGTGACAGTTTGGGAGCTGATGACCTTTGGGGCAGAGCCCTATGCAGGGCTGCGACTGGCTGAAGTACCAGATCTGCTGGAGAAGGGGGAGCGGTTGGCACAGCCCCAGATCTGTACCATTGACGTCTACATGGTCATGGTCAAGT GTTGGATGATTGATGAGAACATTCGCCCAACCTTTAAAGAACTAGCCAATGAGTTCACCAGGATGGCCCGAGACCCACCACGGTACCTGGTCATAAAG AGAGAGAGTGGGCCTGGAATTCCGCCTGGGGCAGAGCCCCCTGCTCTAACAAACAAGGAACTGGAGGAAGTAGAGCTGGAGCCAGAACTAGACCTAGACCTGGAGttggaggcagaggaggagaacTTGGCAACCACACTAGGCTCTGCCCTTAGCCTGCCACTTGGAACACTTACTCGGCCACGTGGG AGCCAGAGCCTTGTAAGTCCATCATCGGGATATATGCCTATGAACCAGGGGAATCTTGGGGAGGCTGCCCAG AAGTCTGCAGTTCGTGGGTGTAGTGAACGGTGCCACCGTCCAGCCTCTCTGCACCCAGTGCCACGGGGACGCCTGGCATCAGAGTCATCGGAGGGCCATGTGACAGGCTCTGAGGCCGAGCTCCAGGAGAAGGTATCCATGTGTAGAAGCCGGAGCCGGAGCCCACGGCCACGAGGAGACAGTGCCTACCATTCCCAGCGCCACAGCCTGCTTACTCCTGTCACCCCACAGTCCCCACCAGGGTTAGAGGAAGAGGATGTCAATGGTTATGTCATGCCAGATGCACACCTCAAAG GTACCTCCTCCCGGGAAGGCACCCTTTCTTCAGTGGGTCTCAGTTCTGTCCTGGGTACTGAAGAAGAAGATGACGACGACGAGTATGAATACATGAACCGGAGGAGAAAGTGCAGTTCATCTCGTCCCCCTAGGCCAAGTTCCCTTGAGGAGCTGGGTTACGAGTACATGGATGTGGGATCAGACCTCAGTGCTTCCCTGGGCAGCACACAGAGTTGCCCGCTCAACCCCGTGCCCACCATGCCCAACGCCAGCACAACTCCGGATGAAGATTATGAATATATGAATCGGCGACGTGGTGGAGGAGGTCCTGGGGGGGATTATGCAGCCATGGAGGCCTGCCCAGCAGCTGAGCAAGGGTATGAAGAAATGAGAGCTTTCCAGGGGCCTGTACACCATGGCCCCCAGGTCCATTATGCCCGCCTCAAAACTCTACGTAGTTTAGAAGCCACTGACTCTGCCTTTGATAACCCCGATTACTGGCATAGCCGGCTTTTCCCCAAGGCTAATGCCCAGAGAACATAA